The Betta splendens chromosome 7, fBetSpl5.4, whole genome shotgun sequence genome includes a window with the following:
- the tmem240a gene encoding transmembrane protein 240 isoform X2, producing the protein MDMNALLDRFHNYILPHLRGEDRVCHCNCGRHHVHYVIPYDGDHSLVDSSENYFVSDSVTKQEMDLMLGLLLGFCISWLLLWLDGVLHCAVRAWRASRYYDTPSWSWLPQFCNLRDLRRRAQLRQLDDSSGNMVHIKQKLYHNGHPSPRHL; encoded by the exons ATGGACATGAACGCACTACTGGATCGCTTTCACAACTACATCTTACCGCATCTACGAGGGGAGGACCGCGTCTGTCACTGCAACTGTGGAAG GCATCATGTCCACTATGTAATCCCGTACGACGGGGACCATTCCTTGGTGGACTCGTCGGAGAACTACTTTGTGAGCGACAGCGTGACCAAGCAGGAGATGGACTTGATGCTGGGGCTGCTGCTCGGCTTCTGCAtcagctggctgctgctgtggctggacgGAGTCCTACACTGTGCCGTCAGGGCCTGGAGAGCGAGTCGCTACTACG aCACCCCGTCCTGGTCGTGGCTGCCCCAGTTCTGCAACCTCCGGGACCTCCGCCGCCGGGCTCAGCTCCGACAGCTGGACGACTCCAGCGGCAACATGGTCCACATCAAGCAGAAGCTGTACCACAACGGCCACCCCAGCCCCCGGCACCTCTGA
- the tmem240a gene encoding transmembrane protein 240 isoform X1, producing MHMITTTMIFMILGASVVMAIACLMDMNALLDRFHNYILPHLRGEDRVCHCNCGRHHVHYVIPYDGDHSLVDSSENYFVSDSVTKQEMDLMLGLLLGFCISWLLLWLDGVLHCAVRAWRASRYYDTPSWSWLPQFCNLRDLRRRAQLRQLDDSSGNMVHIKQKLYHNGHPSPRHL from the exons ATGCATATGATCACAACCACCATGATTTTTATGATTCTTGGTGCTTCAGTTGTAATG GCGATAGCCTGTTTAATGGACATGAACGCACTACTGGATCGCTTTCACAACTACATCTTACCGCATCTACGAGGGGAGGACCGCGTCTGTCACTGCAACTGTGGAAG GCATCATGTCCACTATGTAATCCCGTACGACGGGGACCATTCCTTGGTGGACTCGTCGGAGAACTACTTTGTGAGCGACAGCGTGACCAAGCAGGAGATGGACTTGATGCTGGGGCTGCTGCTCGGCTTCTGCAtcagctggctgctgctgtggctggacgGAGTCCTACACTGTGCCGTCAGGGCCTGGAGAGCGAGTCGCTACTACG aCACCCCGTCCTGGTCGTGGCTGCCCCAGTTCTGCAACCTCCGGGACCTCCGCCGCCGGGCTCAGCTCCGACAGCTGGACGACTCCAGCGGCAACATGGTCCACATCAAGCAGAAGCTGTACCACAACGGCCACCCCAGCCCCCGGCACCTCTGA